The nucleotide window CGGAGCCGGCAGCAGGTCATTCACCGAGATTCGGGTTCACGGGATCGGGGACCATGAGTACTACACCAGCCTCGGGCGGCCGGTTGAGAAGCGACTGAACGCGTGGGTGCAGGTAGCGGCGCCGCCACCGCTGCCGGAACACCGGCTGCGCATTGTCAACTGGTCACGTTCGCGCCGGCGGAAGACGGGTTTCCTGTGGTACCTCGCCTTTCCGTTCACGCTGGCGAATGTCGCGGGCCGTATGCAGCCGGTTGGTACCGGTGCCGCGCCGGCGGCGCTCCTGCGCGCCGTCGTGGGCGTAGTCGCCGTTGTGCTGACGGTGTCCCAGCTAGCATGGCTGATCATCCTTGGCGAGACGATCCTGCGCTACCTCAACCCCGCGCCGTCCGCCCTGCGGGCCGTGCCGCTGGTCGCCGCCGCTCTGCTCATCGCCTGGCTGGCGCACCGCTACCGGACGGTGGTCGACGTTCAACCGGGCCAGCGCGGTTCCCGGGTGGTGGTGGTGCCCCTGATTCACGCGGCAGTTGTTCTCTGCACGGGCGTGCTCCTGGGCATCGCTCCACCCGCCCAGCTCATCCACGGAGGGTGGCCATCCACACCCACGCCCGGGGGACCGCCCCGACTGGATGCAATGGCGTTGTGGATAGCTCTGAGCATCGGCATAACTTTTGCTGCGGCACTCATACTCGCCGTGCGCGCCAACTCCGGATCCAGGGACGGACGCAGTTCCAACGCACCGCTCGCGGCGGCCGGCGTCCTGCTCGCCGTTTCGGTGCCGCTCATGCATGCGGTCACCGCCCTGGTGCGAATGGTCCTGGATAATCTGCTCGGCTATGTCACCGGCCTGTTCGGCTGGGTACGCGCGCCGCAACCGCATTCAGGGATCCTCCTTCCCTATGACATCCCCGCGGACCCCGGCGACAGCCGTCTCGACCTTTTCCCGTTCCTTGCCCTCATCGCCGCAGCGGCGGTGCTGCTGACGATCACCGTCGTCCTTGCTACGGCAGCGGGTCCGGGCCTGCCGCCGCTGACATCCGGCAAGGCGGCCCGCGGGCGCTGGTGGCACAGCGTCAGCACGCATGCGCCCCGTCTGCTGCCGCGGATCCTGCCACTCGCGCTGGTGCTCTCGCTGGCAGCCATGGCCGCGGCCATAACCCTCGGGGAGGGCAGACTGGGTGGTCCGTGGCTGGCTCTGGCAATCCTGCTGCTGCAGATCGCCGGCGCCATAGTGGTGCTGGTGGTCCTGCTCGGGCAGCTTCGCGCCCTGCGCGAGGTGCTCGGAAAGATTGCCGACGTCGCCGGCTTCTGGCCGGTCCGTGACCATCCGCTGGCAGGATCGTCCTACCGGGACGCTGCCGTTGACGGCATCTCCGGGTTGGTGGGCAGGAATGCCGCGGCCGAGGTAGTGCTTGTCGCCCACAGCCAGGGGTCGGTGCTGTGCGCCTGGTTGGTCGCGCACGCACCAGTCGGGAACCTGCGTCCACACCTGGTCACAGCGGGCTCGCCGCTCGGATCCGTCTATGCGACGTTCTTTCCCGCCACCTTCACGCCGCACCTGCTCGGTCGTGTTGCGGCGGGAACCCGGACATGGACCAACTATTGGCGCGGCACCGACCCTGTCGGATCTCCCGTTCCTCACGCCACAAACCGTGAACTTCCAGACCCGCGGGATGACGGAATCGTTCGGGGTCACAGCGACTACTGGACCGAACCGGAGATCGTAACCCACGTCGCACGCCTCGCCCCGCGCCGTGCCTGAGGCACGCAATGTTTCCTCATCCGTTCCCGACGCAGGTACGATGGGATCAACGTAGGGGAGTATCCTTTCGCGCTACGAACGTCAACACGCAGGCCGACGACGGCCTGCCGGGCGTAGCGGTCGCACTCAGAATGCGGCGGAGAGACTTGCGAATCCCGTTGTACCTTCGAAAGGGTTCCTTGTGCTTGAACTGCCCCTTGCCTTCCAGATAGGCACCTTCGTCGTCCTGGGGCTCGTGCTCCTGTTCGACCTTCTCCTCGTCGTGAAGCGTCCGCACGAACCCTCCATGAAGGAAGCCGGACTGTGGGTGTCGTTCTACGTCGGCCTCGCGCTGGTCTTCGCGGCGATCATGTTTGCCGTCACCGGACCGGAGTTCGGCGGCCAGTTCGTCGCCGGGTGGGTGACTGAGTACAGCCTGAGTATCGACAATCTCTTCGTCTTCATCATCATCATGGCGAGGTTCTCCGTACCGAGGAAGTACCAGCAGGAAGTGCTGATGGTGGGCATCATCATTGCGCTGATCCTGCGTGGAATTTTTATCCTGCTCGGCGCTGCCTTGATCAGCAACTTCTCGTGGATCTTCTACATCTTCGGTGCCTTCCTCCTGTGGACTGCCTACCACCAGGCCAAGGATTCCGGTGAAGAGGAAGAGGACAAGGAAAACAAGCTCATCACCAAACTGCGCGGTGTGCTTCCCATGTCAGAGCACTACGACGGCAACAAGATCCGCACCGTGGTCAACGGTAAGAAGGTCTTCACTCCCATGCTGATCGTGTTCATCACAATCGGCCTGACTGACCTGCTGTTTGCGGTGGATTCCATTCCCGCGATCTTCGGATTGACGGAAAGCGCGTTCATCGTGTTCACGGCGAACCTCTTCGCACTGATGGGGCTTCGCCAGCTCTACTTCCTGCTGGGTGGTCTCATGACCCGCCTGGTCTTCCTCAAGCACGCGCTGTCGATCATTCTTGCCTTCATCGGCGTGAAGCTGATCCTGCATGCGATGCATGAAAATGAGCTGCCGTTCATCAACGGCGGCCAGCACATCGAGTGGGCTCCCGTGATCCCGACGTTCGCTTCGCTGGGCTTTATCGTCGCCACCATCGTCGTTGCGGTCATCGCGAGCCTGCTCAGCCCGGCCGGCAAGCGCGCCAAGCTCGACGCCGAACTCGCCGCAGACGCCGAGCGTGCCCGTACCGGCGGTCCGGAACACTGAACTCTTCGCTGAAGAGCAGCGCGGAAGGCGCCGGTCCTGCTGTGCAGGGGCGGCGCCTTCCGCGTTGAGGGGGAATCTAACCGGTGTGGGTCATAGCGAGCAGTCGCGAGAAGATGGCGTCGCCGTCGTCGTGGATGCCGTCGTGGTGAAAGTCGGCGGTTTCCCACACCTGCAGGCCCCGAACCGAGGCCGCCGTCTCAAGGGACAGGTCCCGGTCCACGTAGATGTCATCGCTGTAGACCGCTGCGGCAGCAGGTACCGCATTGGCCGCCAGCCGGGGCACGTCATACAGCGGGCCCCAATCGTCCGCCGCGGCGATCAGCTCAGCCGTTTCCTGCAGCGGAACCAGTGAGGGGTCCTCATCGAAATACCAGGGGTAGACCATCTCTCCGGTGAGCAGCGGATCAGCGGCGTCCGGCGCGAAGTCCGGAAATTCCTCCAATACCCTCCAGGCAGCCCAGCTGGAGGCCTGGCCCTGACAGTAAATGGACTCGTGGAGGAGCGCGTAGAGCGGGTTCGAGCGCCTGCTCACCACTGACTGGAGCTGGTCCAGGAAGACAGGGGAGAGGCGGTCCCCGTCGTACGCTCCAACGAAGGCGTCCTCCAGCAGATAGTGGAGCGCATCGACCCGCGTGTTCCCACCCAGGAACGAGCCGACCATTTGGAAACGCTGGGGAGTCAGGCGCTCTCCGGTGGGCAGGACCTCCTCCACCCGGTCCAGGTGCCGCATGATGTGCGTGACTGCGGTTCTGTCCTGGGGGTAGCGGCCGAAGTATTCGGCATTGCGTTTCGCCACCCGCTTGAAAGTCGAGCGGTAGACGCGCTCGACTGGCCCGGCGAGCGGCGCCAATCCGCCGGTGATGATCGCACGGTCCATTCCCTCGGGCGCGAAGGAGAGGTAGGAGAGTGTGCAGAATCCGCCGAAACTCTGCCCAAACACGGTCCAGGGCGCGGAGCCGAGCGCAGCGCGCATCACCTCAGCGTCCGCAACAATCGAATCGGCACGGAAATGCCGCAGGTACCCGGCCTGCTCAACAGCGGTGCCACGCTGGGGCAGGGTCAAGGGATCGGCCGGCGTGGAGAAGCCTGTGCCGCGCTGGTCCAGCATCAGGATCCGGAAGTCCCTGGCGGCCGCCTTCATCCAGCCCGACAGCTGGGTGGTGCGGTTGCCGCGCACACCTGGTCCGCCCTGCAGGAACAAGAGCCAGGGAAGCCGGGCGGCCTCGGCGTCGGAGTGGTCCGTGGAACTGTATTCCCGGGCGAAGAGTGATATCTGCTCGCCCGTCGGATCCCCGTGGTCGAGCGGAACCCGGAAACGGTGGGAGGTGCTGCGCACGCCCCGCATCACGTTCACAGGTCCGGTGTGGTGGATCGCAGAGTTCATGCGCCGGTTCCAGCGAACGCGGCCAGCGGTGCTCCTGTCAGCCTGAAGGTTGTCCACTCGTCCTGCGGATGGGCACCCAGGCTCTGGTAGAACCGTATCGAGGGCTCGTTCCAGTTCAGGACCGACCATTCCACCCGGGCATACCCGCGTTCGGCAGCGATGCCTGCGAGGTTCCGCAGCAGCGCTTTCCCGTAACCGGAACCCCGGGCTTCGGGGCGAACATAGAGGTCCTCGAGGTAGATGCCGTGGACGCCTTCCCAGGTGGAGTAATTGAGGAACCAGAGGGCGAATCCCTGAACGCCGCCGTCGTCCTCGGCGATGTGGGCGAAGATGCGCGGGTTGGGGCCGAACAGGGCTTCCTCGAGCCCTTCCACCGTGTTGCGCACGGCGTCCGGTTCCTTTTCATAGACCGCGAGGTCGTGGATCAGCTGCAGGATGGTGGGCACGTCGTCCCGGCGTGCTTCGCGGATGGGAGTCATGGTTCCCAAGCCTAGTAGGATCAGGGGCCGCCGACGGACGTGATGGCGACAACCGGGAAACCGGCCTCGTCCGAGGCACCGAGATCGACCACAGCGTTGATCCCCCAGTCCTGATCGCCGGACGGGTCCTTGAGAATCTGCCGTACTTCCCAGCGGTCCGGAAACTGCTTGATGATCAGCAGCGCCGGACCGCGCGCGTTCGGGCCGTCGTCGATGTCGTCATGGGCATCGAAGTATCCGTCCAGAGCCTCGGCCCAACGAGCCGCGTTCCAGCCCGATGACTCGTCCAGCCGGCCGAGCGCGTCCTCATCCTCGTCAGCGAAAAGCTGAACACGCTGAAACATCTCGTTGCGGACCATCACCCGGAACGCGCGCTCATTCGACGTGACTGAATCCGGTTCCGGCGGCAGATTGACGGTTGCGGTATCCGACGCGGCAGCGCCGGCCGCCAGCTGCTCCCATTCGTCCAATAGGCTTGAGTCCACCTGACGGATCATTTCACCGAGCCACTCGATGATGTCGGTCAGGTCCTCCCGGAGGGCGTCCCGCGGAACGGTCTGGCGCAGGGCCTTGAAGCAGTCAGCCAGGTATCTCAGCAGAATCCCCTCGGACCGCGCGAGGGAGTAGAACGCAACGTACTCGCCGAAGTTCATGGCCCGTTCGTACATATCGCGGACCACTGATTTCGGGGTGAGCTCGAAGTCGCCGAGCCAGGGAGCGCCGGACCGGTAGGTGTCGAAGGCCTGCTGCAGGAGCTCAGCCAGCGGCTGCGGGTAGGAAATCTCCTCAAGCCTGGCCATGCGCTGGTCGTAGTCGAGGCCGTCCGCCTTCATGGCTGCGACGGCTTCACCGCGGGCCTTTTTTTCCTGGGCGTTCAGTACCTGCCGCGGCTTTTCCAGGGTTGCTTCGATCACGGAGACGACGTCAAGCGCGTAGGCCGGGCTCTCCGGGTCGAGGAGCTCCAGACTGGCCAGGGCGAACGGAGACAGCGGCTGGTTCAGTGCGAAGTTGGCCTGCAGGTGGACGCGCAACCGCACCGTCCTGCCTTCCTCGTCCGGTTCGGCTAGACGCTCGACGATCCCGGCAGTCACCAGCTCCCGATAGATGCTGATCGCCCGCCGGAGGTGCGCGAACTGCCGCGCCTGCGGTTCATGATTGTTGCGCAGCAGGTTCTGGACGGCACTCAGGGGGTCGCCCGGGCGCTCAAGCAGGTTGAGCAGCATCGAGTGACTGACGGCAAAGCTGGACGCCAGCGGTTCCGGTGTGCCCCCGACCAGGCGGTCATACGTGGGTTTGCCCCAGGACACGAATCCCTGCGGGGGCTTCCTGCGAACCACCTGACGCAGCTTCTTCTGGTCGTCACCGAATTTTGCGACCGCTTTCGCCATCGCCTTGGTATTCTCCACGACGTGGTCCGGCGCCTGGACCACCACCGTGCCGGAGGTGTCATAACCGGCACGCCCGGCTCGGCCGGCGATCTGGTGGAACTCCCGCACGTTGAGCGGTCGGGTACGGACGCCGTCGTACTTGCTGAGGGCGGTCAGCATGACGGTGCGAATAGGCACGTTGATGCCCACGCCCAGGGTGTCGGTACCGCAGATCACCTTCAGCAGCCCCGCCTGGGCAAGCTGCTCGACCAGCCGCCGGTACTTCGGCAGCATTCCGGCGTGGTGCACGCCGATTCCGTGCCGTACAAGCCGGTTCAGCGTCTTGCCGAACCCGGAAGAGAACCGGAAGCTAGCGATGAGCGCCGCTATCCGGTCTTTCTCCTCGCGGGTGCACACGTTGATGCTCATCAGGTTCTGCGCGCGCTCGATCGCCTCCGCCTGGCTGAAGTGCACCACGTAGACCGGCGCCTGATGCGTCGAAAGCAACTCCTCGAGCGCTTCCTGCAGGGGGTCTTCGGAATAGTAGAAGTTGAGTGGAATCGGCCGGTCACCGGAACTGACAAGGACGGTTGCGCGGCCGGTGCGTTCCGTCAGGTCCTTCTCGAAGCGCTCGACGTCACCGAGCGTCGCGGACATCAGGAGGAACTGGGCCTGCGGCAGCTCAAGCAGCGAGACCTGCCACGCCCAGCCGCGCTGCGGATCAGCGTAGAAGTGGAACTCGTCCATGACAACGGTGCCCACATCGGCTCGAGTGCCCTCACGCAGCGCGATGTTCGCCAGGATCTCCGCGGTGCAGCAGATGATCGGAGCGTCCTGGTTCACGGCGGAGTCACCGGTGACCATGCCGACATTCTCGGCACCGAAAATTGCACAGAGGGCGAAAAACTTCTCCGAGACAAGCGCCTTGATGGGGGCAGTGTAGTAGCTCCGGCGACCTTCAGCGACAGCGTGGAAATGCGCGGCAACGGCCACGAGCGACTTCCCCGAACCGGTTGGGGTCGCGAGGATCACGTTGTTGCCCGATACGAGCTCGAGAACGGCCTCGTCCTGCGCCGGATACAGGGTGAGTCCGGTGCTCGCGGACCACGCATGGAAGGCCGTGTAGACGGCGTCGGCGTCGGGTGTGCCCGCGCGCTCACTCTGGGGGAGGTGCTCCTGGATGCTCATGTCCTCCCAGCCTATCCGTTGAGGGCGCGCGATACGCTTGGGCGATGCGCTGGGACCCCGCAAAGTACGCCGCCTTTTCCGATCACCGTTCGCGGCCGTTCTTCGACCTGGTCGGCCGTATTGAGCATCCGGCTCCGCGACGGGTCATCGACCTGGGCTGTGGGCCCGGTGAACTCAGCGTCGTGCTCGCACGCAGATGGCCGGAGGCAGAGGTGCTGGGCATCGATTCCTCTCCCGAGATGATCGAGCGAGCGCACAGCCTGGAGGACACCCCGGCCAACCTCTTTTTTGCCCTGGGAGATGTCCGCGACTGGATGCCGGAGGCAGCCACCGACGTCGTCGTTTCCAACGCCGTCCTGCAGTGGGTGCCCGGCCATCAGGCCTTATTGCGACGGTGGGCCGTAGCACTGGAGGACCGCGCCTGGCTGGCCTTCCAGGTTCCGGGCAACTTCTCAGCGCCCTCCCATGTGCTGATGCGCGGGCTGGCGGAGTCAGAACGCTGGAATGACCAGCTCGGTTCGGTTCTCCGTCATGACGACGCCGTCAGCTCACCCGAGGATTACCATCGCCTCCTGTGCGGTGCCGGTCTGGAAACCGAAGTCTGGGAGACCACCTACCAGCATCGGCTCACCGGAGCGGATCCGGTGCTGGAATGGGTGCGGGGGACCGGCCTGCGGCCGGTTCTTGCGGCGCTTCCCGCCGCTGACGCAGCAGAATTCGAGCGCACCTACGCCCGAATGCTTGCTGAGGCGTACCCACCCGAGGCCGACAGCGGCACGCTGTTTGCTTTCAGGCGGATTTTCGCCGTGGGCACCACACCGACAGCCGGGAGCTCACCAGCCGCGTGAGCGCCACTGGGCGAGGGACGGCCGCTCCGCACCGAGGGTGGTCGGCTTCCCATGACCGGGATGCACGATCGTATCGTCGTCGAACGAGTTGAAGATGCGCTCAACCACGTCGGTGTACAGGGACTCGAAACGTTGCGGATCCGAGCCCGTGTTGCCGACGCCGCCAGGAAAGAGCGAGTCGCCGGTGAACAGGTGGACGGGCCCGCCCGGGTCGCGGTAGACGAGCGCTACAGAACCGGGGGTATGTCCGCGCAGGGCGATGGCTTCCAGGGTGAAACCGTCGAAGGTGCCCACATCGCCATGGGCAAGCGGGACGTCGGTGGGCACCGCGATGTCACCCACGTCGTCAACGCCGGCAGCAGTGCGGGCTCCGGTGGCGCGTACAACGTCTGCGAGCGCGCGCACATGGTCCCAGTGGGAGTGCGTGGTGATGACAAGGGCGAGCTTTACGGGGACGCCGGCGTCCCCGGCGCCGTCCGCGAGCAGGCGTTCGATGGCCGGAGCGTCGTCGGCTGCGTCGATGAGGACCTGCACACCCGTCGCCTTCGCTGTGATCAGGTACACGTTGTTGTCCATGTCACTGACGGATTGGGAACGGATGGTCACGTCGGTTAGGTCATGCATGGTGCAACTTTAGTGCCGATGGTGATGCACCACACCGCGTGGCAGAATGTGAGCACCCTTCCACTGTCGTCCAGGAGCGCGCACCGTGAATTCTGATGTATCGGCGTGGCTCCGGATCGATCCGACCAGTTCGGTCCCGCCATACGAGCAGTTGCGCGTACAAATCCTGGATGCGGCGAATGACGGCTCGCTTCCGGTCGGTACGCGGCTTCCCCCTGTGCGCACCCTTGCGGGACATCTGGGTGTAGCGGTCAACACCGTGGCCCGCGCATACCGGGAACTGGAGCAGGCCCACATTGTCGTCACCCGCTCGCGCGCGGGTACGGTGGTGGCGGCCGCGGGGGATGAAGCAAGGCGCAAGGCCGCCGAGGGAGCCGCAGAATATGCCAGGCTCATCAAGGCCAACGGACTTACTGAGGAAGAAGCGGTCTCATACCTGCGTGCGGCTCTGCGCCGTCGGTGAACATCCGGCACGACACGCCGGGAAAACGTCCATTCGAATATGTCTTCGAACAGTGTTTCCACTAAAGTGTAATGGTGTCTATAGCAACCTCCGTGGATTCCGGTCTCTCCCACCCTGACAAGATGCCCCAGGATCTTTCACGGCTCGTCGTCAAGGGCGCAAGGGAACATAACCTGCGCAACGTCGACCTTGACCTGCCGCGGGACGCGATGATCGTCTTCACCGGGCTTTCCGGTTCCGGCAAGTCTTCCCTGGCGTTCGACACCATCTTCGCCGAGGGCCAGCGACGCTACGTCGAGTCGCTCTCCGCCTATGCCCGCCAGTTCCTCGGCCAGGTGGATAAGCCGGACGTGGATTTCATCGAAGGCCTCTCACCGGCCGTGTCGATCGACCAGAAGTCGACCAGCAAGAACCCGCGGTCCACCGTCGGCACCATCACAGAGATCTACGATTACATGCGTCTGCTGTGGGCCCGCGTCGGCAGGCCGCACTGCCCGGTGTGCGGGGAGGCTGTCACCAAGCAGACACCCCAGCAGATTGTCGACCAGCTTATGGAGCTTGAAGAAGGCACCCGGTTTCAGATCCTCGCGCCCGTGGTGCGGGGCCGCAAGGGTGAGTTTGTCGACCTCTTTCAGGATCTGGCTGCAAAGGGTTATTCCCGTGCACGCGTGGACGGCGACCTTGTCCAGCTGACTGACCCCCCCAAGCTTGGCAAGCAGTTCAAGCACACCATCGAGGTGGTCGTGGACCGTCTGGTGATCAAGGGCGGTGTCCGGCAGCGGCTGACCGATTCCATCGAAACCGCGCTCAACCTCGCCGAGGGCCGCGTACTCGCTGACTTCGTCGATCTGGAGTCCGGTGACCCTCACCGGCTGCGCGCCTTCTCGGAGAATCTGGCATGCCCCAATGAGCACCCGCTTGCGATCGACGAGATCGAGCCGCGGTCGTTCTCCTTCAACAATCCCTTCGGCGCATGTCCCGCCTGCACCGGTATCGGCACCAAGCTGGAGGTGGATGAGGAACTCGTCGTTCCCAACCCGGACCTCGCCCTCGGTGAGGGAGCCATCGCCCCGTGGGCCCTGGGCACAGCGACGCTTGAGTACTGGACACGTCTCCTCGAGGGGCTGTCCAAGGAACTCGACTTTTCCATGACCACACCCTGGAAGAAGCTGCCTGCGCATGCCCGGGATGCCGCACTGTACGGCAAGGACCACAAGGTGGTGGTGCAGTACCGCAACCGCTTTGGCCGCGAGCGGAAGTACAGCACCGGCTTCGAGGGGGCAGTCCAGTACATCCACCGCAAGCACCTCGAGACGGAGTCGGACCACGCCCGGGACCGCTACGAGGAATACATGCGGCAGATTCCCTGCCCCGAATGCGGAGGAGCGCGGCTCAACCCTGCGTCGCTGTCCGTCCTGATCAACGGGCGGTCCATCGCTGAAGTAGCCGCCATGCCCATGCGGGAGTGCAGCGACTTCCTGAACAACCTCGTCCTCACGGGGCGCGAGGCGCAGATCGCGTCCCAGGTTCTCAAGGAGATCCAGGCGCGGCTGCGCTTCCTGCTGGACGTCGGGCTCGAGTACCTCAATCTGGAACGGGCCGCGGGCACGCTTTCCGGCGGGGAGGCGCAGCGGATCCGTCTTGCCACGCAGATCGGCTCCGGTCTGGTCGGCGTGCTGTATGTCCTGGACGAACCCTCCATCGGGCTCCACCAGCGGGACAACCGGCGGCTCATTGAGACGCTGACGCGGCTGCGGAACCTTGGCAACACCCTAATCGTGGTTGAACACGATGAAGACACCATCAATGAGGCTGACTGGATCGTCGATATCGGACCGGGTGCGGGGGAACACGGCGGCGAAGTTGTCCACTCCGGTTCGCTGGAAGACCTCCTCCTCAACGAGCGGTCCATCACCGGGGACTACCTGTCCGGGCGCCGGAAGATCGAGCTGCCGGCCAAGCGCCGCAAGATTGACCGCTCCCGCCAGCTCAAGGTTGTGGGCGCCCGCGAACACAACCTGAAGGGCGTTGACGCAACGTTCCCGCTGGGAGTTCTGACTGCCGTGACCGGGGTCAGCGGATCGGGTAAGTCCACGCTTGTCAACGAGATCCTGTACAAGGTGCTCGCCAATAAGCTCAACGGCGCCAAGCAGGTGGCCGGACGCCACCGCCGAATCGACGGGCTCCAACACCTGGACAAGGTCATCCACGTTGACCAGGGCCCGATCGGCAGGACCCCGCGCTCGAACCCCGCTACCTACACCGGGGTCTTCGACAACATCCGCAAGCTGTTCGCTGAAACAACGGAGGCAAAGGTCCGCGGGTACCTGCCCGGCAGGTTCTCCTTCAACGTCAAGGGCGGCCGATGCGAGGCATGCTCCGGCGACGGCACGCTGAAGATCGAAATGAACTTCCTGCCCGATGTCTATGTGCCGTGCGAGGTGTGCCATGGCGCTCGGTACAACAGGGAAACGCTTGAGGTTCACTACAAAGGCAAGACAATCGCCGATGTGCTCGATATGCCGATCGAGGAAGCAGCGGAGTTCTTCGCTGCATTCACCCCAATCGCGCGGCACCTCACCACCCTGGTGGAGGTGGGTCTGGGGTACGTACGCCTCGGGCAGCCCGCCACCACCCTGTCCGGTGGTGAAGCGCAGCGCGTGAAGCTGGCCAGCGAACTGCAGAAGCGTTCGAACGGACGCAGCATCTATGTTCTTGATGAACCCACGACGGGGCTGCACTTCGAAGATATCCGCAAGCTGCTGCAGGTCCTGCAGGGTCTCGTGGACAAGGGGAACACCGTAATTACCATCGAGCACAACCTTGACGTCATCAAGAGTGCTGACTGGGTGATCGACCTCGGCCCTGACGGCGGGTCTGGCGGCGGCGAGATCATCGCCACGGGAACCCCGGAGCAGGTTGCTGTCGCGGACGTGAGCTACACCGGCAAGTTCCTGGCGGAGGCCCTGAACTCCTGATCCCATATTCTTGAACGGGAATGCAATTTCCGGGCCGGCGCGCAGCTATGGGAAACTTGCCCGGTGAAGAATACCCGGCTCCTCGTCCTGTTCGATCTGGATGGCACGCTGGTAGACCCGGAGGGCGCGATCACGGGCGGAATCGCTGGGGCGCTGAGTACACTCGGGTTGCCGGTGCCGGGGCCGGTGGATATGCGCCGGATGGTAGGACCGGCACTGGTGCGGTCGCTCGTGGACATCGCGAAGGTCCCCGAGGATCGCGT belongs to Arthrobacter tumbae and includes:
- the uvrA gene encoding excinuclease ABC subunit UvrA, which produces MVSIATSVDSGLSHPDKMPQDLSRLVVKGAREHNLRNVDLDLPRDAMIVFTGLSGSGKSSLAFDTIFAEGQRRYVESLSAYARQFLGQVDKPDVDFIEGLSPAVSIDQKSTSKNPRSTVGTITEIYDYMRLLWARVGRPHCPVCGEAVTKQTPQQIVDQLMELEEGTRFQILAPVVRGRKGEFVDLFQDLAAKGYSRARVDGDLVQLTDPPKLGKQFKHTIEVVVDRLVIKGGVRQRLTDSIETALNLAEGRVLADFVDLESGDPHRLRAFSENLACPNEHPLAIDEIEPRSFSFNNPFGACPACTGIGTKLEVDEELVVPNPDLALGEGAIAPWALGTATLEYWTRLLEGLSKELDFSMTTPWKKLPAHARDAALYGKDHKVVVQYRNRFGRERKYSTGFEGAVQYIHRKHLETESDHARDRYEEYMRQIPCPECGGARLNPASLSVLINGRSIAEVAAMPMRECSDFLNNLVLTGREAQIASQVLKEIQARLRFLLDVGLEYLNLERAAGTLSGGEAQRIRLATQIGSGLVGVLYVLDEPSIGLHQRDNRRLIETLTRLRNLGNTLIVVEHDEDTINEADWIVDIGPGAGEHGGEVVHSGSLEDLLLNERSITGDYLSGRRKIELPAKRRKIDRSRQLKVVGAREHNLKGVDATFPLGVLTAVTGVSGSGKSTLVNEILYKVLANKLNGAKQVAGRHRRIDGLQHLDKVIHVDQGPIGRTPRSNPATYTGVFDNIRKLFAETTEAKVRGYLPGRFSFNVKGGRCEACSGDGTLKIEMNFLPDVYVPCEVCHGARYNRETLEVHYKGKTIADVLDMPIEEAAEFFAAFTPIARHLTTLVEVGLGYVRLGQPATTLSGGEAQRVKLASELQKRSNGRSIYVLDEPTTGLHFEDIRKLLQVLQGLVDKGNTVITIEHNLDVIKSADWVIDLGPDGGSGGGEIIATGTPEQVAVADVSYTGKFLAEALNS